A window of the Hordeum vulgare subsp. vulgare chromosome 5H, MorexV3_pseudomolecules_assembly, whole genome shotgun sequence genome harbors these coding sequences:
- the LOC123396295 gene encoding uncharacterized protein LOC123396295 — protein sequence MAAGDVATVFLDTILGTRLAVSFPTSSTTVADLKRIVSHEHAACFPHLGQIAVQSIKVDQGGSWFHLADSMAVRDAFRFQGINERWHLQVDASLQVDQGMATQGHSGGASSANHSAPAPGRHGYQGSSSRMRSSSETLPDHVEAEAEVNPTESEREQPLSAKGERSSNGAEKDREQGTWKRRLRHRTQVGKTRITLSSNNSSRSSSESEEMDMNTVDAPAPAPTRNAATPQFVVELKKCHFAKRSGQYLNVPRAFSKAHGYTETKKVVLRMGGKSWSVNLKHGLNSSGMARTSLRYGWHQFCVDNRLCVDETCFFRALPGGGGGDRHVHELKVEVRRLDGSYTS from the exons ATGGCCGCTGGCGACGTCGCGACGGTATTCCTCGACACGATCCTCGGCACCCGCCTCGCCGTCTCCTTccccacctcctccaccaccgtcgcCGACCTCAAGC GCATAGTGAGCCATGAGCACGCCGCATGTTTCCCCCACCTTGGCCAGATCGCCGTCCAATCCATCAAG GTCGACCAGGGAGGCTCCTGGTTCCACCTCGCCGACTCCATGGCCGTCCGGGATGCCTTCCGGTTCCAAGGGATCAACGAGCGCTGGCACCTGCAGGTAGACGCATCTCTGCAGGTCGACCAAGGGATGGCCACCCAGGGACACAGCGGCGGCGCAAGCTCTGCAAATCACTCTGCACCCGCGCCTGGTCGTCATGGATACCAGGGGTCGTCGAGCAGGATGAGATCAAGCTCCGAGACGCTGCCTGATCATGTCGAAGCTGAAGCTGAAGTTAACCCCACTGAAAGTGAAAGGGAGCAGCCATTGTCAGCCAAGGGCGAACGAAGCAGCAACGGGGCAGAAAAAGACAGAGAACAGGGGACATGGAAGAGAAGGCTGCGGCACAGGACTCAAGTTGGTAAGACAAGAATTACTTTGTCAAGCAACAACAGCAGCCGCAGCAGCTCGGAGTCGGAGGAAATGGACATGAACACCGTCGACGCGCCGGCGCCAGCGCCGACACGGAACGCGGCGACGCCGCAGTTCGTCGTCGAGCTCAAGAAATGCCACTTTGCCAAGCGGAGCGGGCAGTACCTG AACGTCCCGCGGGCATTCAGCAAGGCGCACGGGTACACCGAGACGAAGAAGGTGGTGCTGAGGATGGGGGGCAAGTCATGGAGCGTCAACCTCAAGCACGGCCTCAACAGCAGCGGCATGGCCCGCACGTCCCTCCGGTACGGCTGGCACCAGTTCTGCGTCGACAACCGCCTCTGCGTGGACGAGACCTGCTTCTTCCGGGCCCTTcccggaggcggcggtggcgaccGCCATGTCCATGAGCTCAAGGTGGAGGTACGCAGGCTTGACGGCAGCTACACAAGCTGA